CCCTCGCCCCCGCCCCCCGCCAGGCGCAGCAATACcgggggacccctccccaatttcggGGGGCTCCTGACCCCAAAATTCCgattttatttttttggggtgggggggggggggggggtccccatTTCTGGCCCTGCTGTAGcactgggggggagggggggggggtcacccgggggggggggggagaggaTGGGGGGGGTGGTCCtcacccctcccccacccccccccaaaccccatccgaatttggggaggggtcgcgcggggggggggcggggtcgtgcagagcttttatttttgtaccggcggcggcggcgctgaaAATCGCGGGAATCGTGGGGAGGGGGGACCccgaaacccccccaaaaaaaccccaaaaccctcgcGGGGGGGCCGGGGGCGACCCCCACCCACCCACACCTTGTCAGCCCCTCCTCCCGCCAGCGGCTCCAATAAAGCGGAGAGGGGAAAGCGCCCGGGGGTCGTTCTGGGGTCTGGGGggctttggggattttgaggggatttttgggggtctctgatgttttttggggggggggcgtCACCGCTGTGGTGGTCTTGGGGATCCCGAGTGGGATCTGGCCgtattggggaggggtcctggggggttttAGGGGGGGTTCCGGTGtgagggggggtcctggggagggtcTGGGGTCTCCCCTGCCCGGAACCATCGCGGGCCGGAACGGCCGCGGCGGGAGCGCGGGGCCGGAGGGGGAACGGACCGGGCGGAACCATCGCGGCCGGAGCGCGGGGGGAGCCGGTGCCGAGCGGGACGGGGACGGTGCCGGGAGAGCCCCGGGGGCGGGGCGGGACCGGAGGGGTCCCTGGGGGCGGGGCCCTTCCCGGCAGAGCGGGGTCGGTACCGGGAGGGTCCCTGAGCTGGGGGGGTTCCTGGGGTGGGGCCGGTACCGGGACGGTTCCGAGCGTCCCTCAGAACCCGCGCGTCCCGTCCCGGAATGGACGAGCCCCGGCCCCCGGTGAGTCCCGTCATTCCCCCGGTGCCGGTTCCGGTTCCGGTGTCCGTTCCGCCGGTGCCCCCCCGGTCCCCTCAGACGTGCAGGAGGTTCCGGAGCCGCTGCCGGGAGGCTCCGTGACGGTGCCCGAGCCCCCCGGGAACGGGGCGGACACGGCCCGGGTGGGTCGGGGgtctctggggctgggctgccaggtaacccaaaaccccaaaaatgtacAAACgtaccccaaaaatatccctcgGAACCCCAAAAACGTACCTGGGGAAGGGCCTGACACCCTGAAAAACgcacctgggctggggaggggggcaaataaaaccaaaaaatggCTCTGGGAGAGGGGGGGGGGATAAACCCCAAAAACGTACCTGGAAGAGGGGAAATAAACTCCAAAATTCACCTGGGTGTGGGGGAATAAACCCCAAAATGTTCCTGGGAGGGGGCGATAAAGGGGCTGGCCCGGGGGAGCCCCCGGAGCCTCGCTGGGCTGCGAGAACCCCAAATGAAAATGGGGAGACCCCGATTGgtgccctgggattttggggagcctCCTGGGGTTTTGGGATTGTCGTGGAATTTTGGGGAGCCCCCAAAGATTTTTGGGATTCTCTAGGGATTTGGAATCCcccccagggattttggggatccccagGGATTTTGGGAGCCCCCAGGGAATTTTGGAATCtcccagagattttgggatccccagggatttgggaacccctctgggaatttgggatcccttggggattttttgggatccgcagggatttttggggattctcAGGGGTTTTgggacccccccagccccccccccGGAAGCCCCCAGCCCCCCGAGGACCCCTCAGGTGTGAAACCCTCCCGTTTATTGAGGCTCCAGCCGGAGCGATCCCGCtcggcgccgcccgccccgctcgGGGCCAAACCCgcggattttgggattttttgggggattttggtacATTCGGCCCCTTCCCGGCGGGGTTCCCatcccggggggggggggggggtcccggggggattctcaccccccccccccccaatccaGCGGTAAAAAACGGCccctcccccccttcccccccccccccctccccgcacaaaaacaaaacaacacaaaaaaaccaaaaaaacccaaaaaaaccccaaaatccccgtgggggggggggggggggggcagggagggacccccgggcgggcgggcggggtgggggggggtccccgtgtccccggttttggtttgtgtctggtgggtGGGGCCGGGGGGGCCCTTCAGCTGCCGTAGTGCATCGTGTTGGTGGTGATGGACATGGGGGAGGCCATGGAGATGGGGGGGCCCCCATGGTGAACTGGCTCTGCAGGGGCGGGGTAGTGCGAGCTGGAGCCGGCGGTCTGGGCGCTCGAGGAACCTGGGGGGGAAACAGGGAAATGGGGGTtaatggggggctttggggggcaaTGGGGGGCAATGGGAAATGGGGGCATTGGGGGTACACAGgggtcaggggggcacagggggcagtgCGAGCTGGAGCCGGCGGTCTGGGCGCTCGAGGAACCTGGGGGGAAACAGGGAAATGGGGTtaatggggggctttggggggcaatggggaaatgggggtacacaggggtcaggggggcacaggggggcagtGCGAGCTGGAGCCGGCGGTCTGGGCGCTCGAGGAACCTggggggaaatggaaatgggggttaatgggggctttggggggcaatggggaaatggggggcattgggggtacacagggacatggggggcacaggggggcagtGCGAGCTGGAGCCGGCGGTCTGGGCGCTCGAGGaacctgggggaaaagggaaatgggGGTTAATGGGGGGCATTGGGGAAATGGGGGGCAATGGGGGGcaatgggggcacaggggggcagtGCGAGCTGGAGCCGGCGGTCTGGGCACTCGAGGAACCTggggggaaatggaaatggggttaatggggggctttggggggcaaTGGGAAATGGGGGGCATTGGGGAAatggggggcattgggggcattgggggtacacaggggtcaggggggcacaggggggcagtGCGAGCTGGAGCCGGCGGTCTGGGCGCTCGAGGAACCTGggggggaaatggaaatgggggttaatgggggctttggggggcaaTGGGAAATGGGGGGCATTGGGGAAATGGGGGGcaatgggggcacagggggcagtgCGAGCTGGAGCCGGCGGTCTGGGCGCTGGAGGAACCTggggggaaatggaaatgggGGTTAATGGGGGGCATTGGGGGGCATTGGGGAAATGGGGGTACACAGgggtcaggggggcacagggggtagTGCGAGCTGGAGCCGGCGGTCTGGGCGCTGGAGGAACCTGGGGGGGAAACAGGGAAATGGGGTTAATGGGGGGCATTGGGGGGCAATGGGAAATGGGGGGCATTGGGggtacacagggacatggggggcacaggggggcagtGCGAGCTGGAGCCGGCGGTCTGGGCGCTCGAGGAAcctggggggaaatggggttAATGGGGGGCAATGGGAAatggggggcattgggggcattggggggcattggggacagtgggggtacccagggacatggggggcaatgggggcacaggggacatgggggttaatggggggcattggggaaatggggggcattgggggcaatgggggcacaggggggcagtGCGAGCTGGAGCCGGCGGTCTGGGCGCTGGAGGAACCTGCGGGGAAAATGGGGGTTAATGGGGGTcagtggggggaaatgggggtcaGGGGGGGCAATGGGGCACACAGGGGCAATGGGGATTAATGGGAGGCAATGGGGGGCAATGGGGGTTAATGGGGGGCATTGGGGAAATGGGGGTCAGGGGGGGGCATTGGGGCACACAGGGGAAATGGGGGTCagtgggggacactgaggggcaatggggaaatggggggcaatggggggcaatgggggcattggggggaaatgggaaatgggggtCAGGGGGGGCAATGGGGCACACAGGGGCAATGGGGATTAATGGGAGGCAATGGGGGGCAATGGGGAAATGGGGGTCAGGGGGGGCATTGGGGCACACAGGGGAAATGGGGGTCAGTGGGGGACcctgaggggcaatggggaaatggggggcaATGGGGGTACCCAGGGACatggggggcattgggggcacaggggggcagcTGGCGCCGGTGCTGGTCTGAGCACTCGAGgagcctggggggcacagggggcaatggggggcacagggggcaatggggggcacacagggacatggggggcaaTGGGGGGCACACGGGGTGGGTCTGGGGGGGTTTATCTGGGGAGGGGGCTCGGGGGTACCTTGCACGATGCCCGTGCTCATGATGGAgcccatcctggagtgggtgtggTTCACGATGCCGGTGTTGGCTGCGGCGGGGGGGGGAGGGCACGGTGAGGCCGGGGGGGTGTGAGACCCCCGAGACCCCCACCCTCACTGTGGGACCCCCACCCTCACCGTGAGACCCCCATCCTCACCGTGGGACCCCCACCCTCACCGTGGGACCCCCACCCTCATTGTGGGACCCCCACCCGAGTCCTGAGACCCCCACCCTCACTGTGAGACCCCCACCATCACCGTGGGACCCCCACCCTCACCGTGGGACCCCCACCCTCACTGTGGGACCCCCACCCTCACTGTGAGACCCCCCCTCACCCCGAGCCCCCCACTCACTCACCCAGGGGGATCAGGTTGTTGTGCCCCACGTTGGAGCCCCCGGCGATGACGCTGCTCAGGTCGTAGGCAGCCGGCATTCCTGTGTGGGGAGGGggtcagggacccccaaaatggggggcgggcccccccaggaccctcccacaccctccaggacacccccaaagcccccagacccaccgGCCACGGCCATGCCCGTGCTCATGTTGTAGCTGCTGCCCGTGCTCCACATGTTCTCTGACGGGGACGTGTAGTGGGAGCCGGGCGGGGGCGAGGGGGTCGTGCCCGTgtacctggggatggggagggggtgtCAGGGcttgggggggggtcccggggggccccccggccccgcagcccccccCGGCCCTACCTgaagaagggatttttcaggtCCAGCAGGTTGGAGGATTTGGAGCCCGTCTGGTCCACCTGGGCCACGATGCTGATGTCGTAGCTCtgtctggggaggggggcacaccgtgagaccccctccccaaatatacacctgagaggggctgggacccctccccaaacacacCTGAGAGGGGCTGGGACCCCCGAATGGGGACACAGAGACCCCCAAAGTGCAGCCAAGGGTGGGTTCTGAGACCCCAAAGTGCAGCCAAGGTGCACAGAGACCCCAAAGTGCCCCCCCCAGTtataaaaacagccccaaaactggGCCAGGCCCCCCCCCCAGCCCTGGAACTGGGCCAGGCCCCCCCATCTGGGCCAAACTGGGCCAGACCCCCCCACCTTACCCCAAACTGGGCCAGGcccccccatcccagcccagctccagaggcagcagcggatccagcacagcccaaaccccGACACGgctgggggggattggggaccccccaaacctgccccaagcCCCCCAGAtccaccctgtgccccccagaTCCCCCCTGCGCCCCCAGAACTGCCCCGAATCCCCTCAAttcccccccagacccctccccaagccccccagagccccctgcccaCCTCTTGTTGGCGATGAGCAGGCAGGTCCCTGAGAGCGTGTCGCCTGTGCGCCCCCAGAACTGCCCCAGAACAGCCCAAAgcagccccaaatcccctcaaacaccccccaaagccccccagacccctccccaagccccccagagccccctgcccaCCTCTTGTTGGCGATGAGCAGGCAGGTCCCTGAGAGCGTGTCGCCCGCCTTGGCGAAGAGCGGCGACTGGAACAGGCAGCGCACCTGGTACCAGTGGGTCAGCGGCTCCGTGGGGGCCGTGGAGAGCCACACCGTCATTCTGGGGGGGGCACGGGGCTCAGGGGGGGCTCGGACGGAGCCCCgcccccccccgggacccctccccagatCACCCACATGGAGCCGATGAAGGCCACGTCGAACCAGAAGGCCAGGCCGTGCACCAGCCCCGAGTGCAGCATGTGGAACTTGAAGGGGATTTCTATCCTGGAGGACACGGGGGGTCAGCGGGGGGCGGGAGGAGACCCCCCGGACCACCCCCCCCGATCCCCCAGACCCCCacaggtgtccctcacctgtgcaaGTCGCCCTCCTTGGCTTCCAAGAAGTTCACGGTGTATTTGACGGATTTGGCCATCAGAATCCGGATGTCGAAGGTGTCCTGGGCAAGGGGTGGGCAGGGGGGGTTTGGGAGCGTCCTGGGCGGGCCAGAGACCCCCAGAACGGGCAGGAGACCCCCCCGGGATGGAGCGGAGCCCCCCCAGAacagcccagagccccccagggtCGCTCACCACCACGGGCTGCCTGAAGTACTCGTCCACGGCAGCGCCGCGCAGAGCGGAGAGATCAACGCCGTGGAAGGAGGGCTGGTACCTGGGGAGAGccaaactgggaatactgggaatactgggaatgggGACTGATCAACGCCGTGGAAGGAGGGCTGGTACCTGGGGAGAGccaaactgggaatactgggaatactgggaatactgggaatactgggaatgggaactgggaacggggaactgggaatactgggaatactgggaatactggAATACTGGGAACTGGGAACGGGGGACTGATCAACGCCGTGGAACGAGGGCTGGtacctgggaatggggaatgccaaactgggaatactgggaatactgggaatactgggaatgggaactgggaaCGGGGACTGATCAACGCCGTGGAACGAGGGCTGGTACCTGGGGAGAGccaaactgggaatactgggaatactgggaatggggactgggaaCGGGGACTGATCAACGCTGTGGAACGAGGGCTGGTACCTGGGGAGAGccaaactgggaatactgggaatactgggaatactgggaatactgggaatgggaactgggaatggggactgaTCAACACCATGGAACGGGGACTGGtacctgggaatggggaatgccaaactgggaacactgggaatactgggaatgggaactgggaaCGGGGACTGATCAACGCCGTGGAACGAGGGCTGGtacctgggaatggggaatgccaaactgggaatactgggaatgctgggaatggggaatgtgaATGGGAACTGGGAACGGGGACCGATCAACGCCGTGGAACCACGGCTGGTACCTGGGGAGAGccaaactgggaatactgggaatgctgggaatgggaacggggaaTGGGGACTGGGAACGGGGACTGATCAACGCCGTGGAACCACGGCTGGTACCTGGAGAGAAccaaactgggaatactgggaatactgggaacgggaactgggaacagggaatgggaaCTGGGAACGGGAACTGGGgatcccaaactgggaatggggactgggaaCGGGGAATGGGAACGGGGACTGATCGACGCCGTGGAACCACGGCTGGtacctgggaatggggaatgccaaactgggaatactgggaacggggaatggggactgggaactgggaaccaggaatgggaacaggaaacaATGGGGACTGGGGAATGGGGACTGGAACGGGGACTGGGCACGGGGCCGGGGCCCGGCGAGGCTCACCAGAAGTTGGCCTTGGTGAACTGCTCCATGTAGAGCTGCTCGTCCGTGAAGGGCGCCAGGTGCACGTCCCCGATGGTGGGGAACATGTTCCCTGAGGGAAGGTCAGCCTTGGAGCCCGGGGGGGGTCCCGCggccccccagggacccccggggacccccccgAATCGAGGGCTCACCACTGGGCTTCAGGTACTTCTTGGCGTGCAGGTAGCTCTCGAGCATGCGCTCGTTGAAGAGCATGTAGCCCATGGGCTCCGAGATGATGATGTCCACCTGCTCGGGCAGCGACACCTCCTCCACCTTGCCCGGGATCACCACGATGCGCTCCGTCAGGTTGTTGCTCTTCACCAGCACCTGGGCAGGGGGCAAGGGGAGGGGGTCAGGGCGTGAGGGGCAAGGGGAGGGGGTCCCGGGAACACCCCCGGGCTCACCTCGGCGTGCTGGGCCATGGTGCTGGCCTCCACCGCGTAGATCTTGCGCGCCCCGGCCTGCGCCGCGAAGAAGGAGAGGATGCCCGAGCCACAGCCCACGTCCAGCACGATCTGGGGAGGGATGGGGGCAGCTGGGAGCCTTGGAGccgccaggctgagcccctgctggATCCTGCCCAGAACCCAGCCAAGAACCCCACAAAATCCAGCCAGATTCTCCCCCAAAACCCAGCCAAGAACCTCCAAAACCCAGCCAAGAACCCTCCAAAAAGCCAGCCAAgaacccccaaaacccagccaGATTCTTCCCCAAAAACCCAGCCAAgaacccccaaaacccagccaAGAACCCTCCAAAAAGCAGCCAAgaacccccaaaacccagccagattctcccccaaaacccagccaagaacccccaaaacccagccaAGAACCCTCCAAAAACCCAGCCAAAAACGCCCCAAAACCCAGCCAGATTCTCCCCCAAAAACCCAGCTgagaacaccccaaaacccagccagATCTCCCCAAAAATGGATCCAGCCGCCCCCAAATCTCAACCGAATCCCACCAAAACCCAAGCCAGGCTTCCCCCCTAAAACCAGGCCAAAGATCTGACCCGACAGAAACTGAGTCACATCTTCCCAAAGCAAGCTGAATCCCCCCAAAACGATCTGAACCCCCCAGAAGGAGCTGGGTCCCCCAAAACGAGCTGAATCCCCCCAAAACGAGCTGAATCCCCCCCAAAACGAGCCGAACCCCCCCAAAGGAGCCGAACGCCCCCAGACCTTGTCCTTGAAGTCGCTGTGGTTCTGCAGGATGGCCCGCTGGTACGTGCCCGTGCGCACGTAGTCCTGCATCATGTTCTGCTGCTGGGACAGGTACCCGTAGAACTGCCGGACAGACGGACAGGCCGTGAGCCCCCCGGCCCCGGGAGCGCCCCCCCAGCCCCAGAACAGCCCCCCCAAAAGCGAGTGGGGGTCCCCACCTGGAAGTACTGCACGGCCGAGGACTCCTCGGTGCGCTCGCTGAACACGGAGCGCTCCGTGTTGTGCCCGCGGCAGTTCTTGAGGATGTTGTAGAAGGAGCAGAAATCTGGGGCGCAAAGGGTTAATGTGGGGgtccccgggggggtcccggggcggcgcggggggggAGGGGGCGCGCGCGGGGGGGGCTCCTCACCCGTGGGGGTCCCGAACTGCAGCAGCACGCTGTTGCAGCCCAGCGTGATGATGAAGGATTGCTTCCCCACGCGGCTGCACTCGGTGTCGCGCGACACGGAGCACTTGAACACGCACACCTCCTCATCTGGCGGGGGCAGAACGGGGGCAAAACgggaaaaaaacgggaaaaaaacgggaaaaaaacgggaaaaaacgggaaaaacgggaaaaacgggaaaaagcgggaaaaaacgggaaaaaacgggaaaaagcgggaaaaaacgggaaaaagcGGGAAAAAACGGGAATGGGGGGAGGTGGGAACGGGGAGGGgagatgggggaaaatggggggaaaggggaaaaatgagaatgggaatgaggaaacggaaaaaatgggaatgggggggaaatggggaaaaatggggggaaaggggaaaaacaggaatgggaatgtggaaatgggaaaatgggaatgggggggaaatggggaaaaatggggggaaatgggaacggggaggggaaatgggggaaaatggggggaaaggggataaagggggggggaatgggaaaaatgggtGGGAGAATAGAGGGGAAACGGGAAAAAAtgcggggaaaatggggaaaaatgggggaattggggggaaaatattgggaaaaatgggaatgggggggaaatggggaaaatggggggaaaggggataaagggggggaaatggaaaaatgGGTGGGAGAATAGAGGGGaaacggggaaaaatgggaatggggagggaaatggggacagAAAAACGGGAATGCGGGAAAACGGGAATGGGGAGAATAATGGGAATGGTGGGGGGAAAACGGGAAAAAGCGGGAACggaggggaaaaatgggaaaaatgggaatgggggacACAAAAATCGGGaatggggagggggaaaaagggagaggagggtgtGGGGAGGGAGAACGGGGCGGGAAAACCGGGAGGGacaagggaggggacagagagaaAAGTGAGGGGAGCGCCGGGCCCGAACCGTCCCCGCAGAGCGGGACCCAGCACAATTAACCTAATTAACCTCTAATTACCGCGGGGAGGGCTCCTAAAGCACGGCCCGGGGCGGGGGGGGCGGCCGGAATTGCCGTCAGAAACGGGGATTTGGGGTTCGAGGGTGGAACGGAACGGGATGGAGGGGTCGGGAACGGCCCCGGGAGGCAGAAACGGGACCGGGGACCGGAGCCATCCCCGGGACCGGGAGCGGCCCCGCGGTGCCCCCGGCCGGTAAAACCGGACCCGGCCGCTTCCCGAAAATTCCCGGTTTGCCCCCGGGGTCCGGCGGCCGCGGGGAGTTGCCGGAGGGCCCGGGAGCAGCCGCCGGTACCGGAGCACCGGGAGCCCGCGGCGCTTTGTGGCGGCTCGGGAGCGGcagatgctccgcggccccgcgcACAAAGGCGGCTCGGGAGCGGCTCCGGTTGTGATCGGGCCCGGCCGGTACCGGAGGAGCCGCGGGCCCGGCCGTGCAGCGgccgccgtgcctcagtttcctcccCCGGTATCGGTGTCAAAGCGCGCGTTAATCACGGAATTAGCGCCGCCGTTAATGAGGCCGAGGGGAGGGCACCGGGGGTCGCACCGACCACAACGGGAGCCGCGGGAACCCCGAGCACAAAGCGCGGGAGGCGCAGGGTTTtgggagaaaaggaggaaaaacctcAAAGaacgggggaaaaaaaccccaaagaacggggaaaaaccccaaagaacgggggaaaaaccccaaagaacGGGGAAAAACGTCAAAGAACGGGGAAAAACCTCAAagaacggggaaaagcctcaagAACGGGAAAAAGCCCAAAGAACGGGAAAAACCTCAGAGAACGGGAAAAGCCCCAAAGAACGGGAAAACCGAGACAAAGAGGAGCCGGCGTTGCCGCCGCCCCCCGCGGGCCCGGAACCGGGGGGTGCCGGAAGGTCACGGAATTGGGGCCGATTCGGGCAAAAGTGGCCGCGGGGGGGGGGATGGATGGGAATGAACTTTCGCAGCCTCCGGGAAACGCGGGGgcaccgggacccctccccaaatcccgatCTGCCCCCGAGGAGACCCCGGGACCCGGCTGGGGGGGCGGCGgggctgagacccctccccaaaagtGAAGAACATT
The Melospiza melodia melodia isolate bMelMel2 unplaced genomic scaffold, bMelMel2.pri scaffold_292, whole genome shotgun sequence DNA segment above includes these coding regions:
- the LOC134434001 gene encoding histone-arginine methyltransferase CARM1, coding for MAAVSVFPGVRLLTVGDANGEIQRHQEQQPLRLEVRTGPDSAAIALYGHEEVCVFKCSVSRDTECSRVGKQSFIITLGCNSVLLQFGTPTDFCSFYNILKNCRGHNTERSVFSERTEESSAVQYFQFYGYLSQQQNMMQDYVRTGTYQRAILQNHSDFKDKIVLDVGCGSGILSFFAAQAGARKIYAVEASTMAQHAEVLVKSNNLTERIVVIPGKVEEVSLPEQVDIIISEPMGYMLFNERMLESYLHAKKYLKPSGNMFPTIGDVHLAPFTDEQLYMEQFTKANFWYQPSFHGVDLSALRGAAVDEYFRQPVVDTFDIRILMAKSVKYTVNFLEAKEGDLHRIEIPFKFHMLHSGLVHGLAFWFDVAFIGSIMTVWLSTAPTEPLTHWYQVRCLFQSPLFAKAGDTLSGTCLLIANKRQSYDISIVAQVDQTGSKSSNLLDLKNPFFRYTGTTPSPPPGSHYTSPSENMWSTGSSYNMSTGMAVAGMPAAYDLSSVIAGGSNVGHNNLIPLANTGIVNHTHSRMGSIMSTGIVQGSSSAQTAGSSSHYPAPAEPVHHGGPPISMASPMSITTNTMHYGS